One genomic window of Parasteatoda tepidariorum isolate YZ-2023 chromosome 9, CAS_Ptep_4.0, whole genome shotgun sequence includes the following:
- the LOC139426528 gene encoding uncharacterized protein, translating into MSRRKQRSSFDKVSEFDRGRIVAYRDCGLSFREISSRVGRNHTTVMRICDRWMQEGMTVRRVRLHPPQCTTSRHDRRIVRMAVTDRSVTSQTMAQHIQSVTHHPVSARTIRRRLQHSGRPLLRLPLTPNHKRLRHQWCDERRMWTREWNEIVFTDESRFCLQHLLNSCVMHRHTGPAPGIMI; encoded by the coding sequence ATGTCTCGTAGAAAACAGCGATCATCTTTTGATAAAGTATCCGAGTTCGACAGAGGAAGGATAGTGGCCTACCGAGATTGTGGATTATCTTTCAGGGAAATCAGTAGTCGTGTTGGACGAAACCATACAACTGTAATGCGGATATGTGATCGTTGGATGCAGGAGGGTATGACGGTCCGACGTGTTCGATTGCATCCACCTCAGTGCACCACTTCACGTCATGACAGGCGAATTGTGCGCATGGCAGTGACTGATCGCTCAGTCACATCACAAACCATGGCACAGCACATTCAGTCTGTAACTCATCATCCTGTGTCTGCTCGTACCATTCGACGCCGTTTACAACATAGTGGTCGTCCATTGCTTCGCCTACCCTTGACGCCGAACCATAAACGTCTCCGCCACCAATGGTGTGATGAAAGAAGGATGTGGACGAGAGAATGGAATGAAATTGTCTTTACTGACGAGTCACGCTTCTGTCTGCAACACCTGCTGAACAGCTGCGTTATGCACCGCCACACTGGTCCTGCACCGGGTATTATGATATGA
- the LOC107445005 gene encoding protein toll-like isoform X1 has protein sequence MSKLHTLNLERNFISLLDFSLPNNVEILRLAENNITRFYSNPPSNIQTFTLSHNPWQCDCDTLPFRKWMLAEISKILDVNETRCSFEDRENMRGRVIIALSEIELCPKLIRNYILMGVGGAVILMMTVAFILLYFRYQYHLKVWLYSRGWRCFKKRDKRDDGKLFDAYISFTDEDAARVRKYFLPELEEKHPFYKLFVPQRDLKAGNFEINYLMERVVDSKRTVILLTKRYLRNEFCMEIFRVAFANSLEEKLHRIILVKFGPLPPMKEMDQSLKIVMESSMCLKFRQKLFWEMLRYEMPEKSPNIDDYELLDDQTDDVPLIQEL, from the exons ATGTCCAAGCTACATACCTTGAATCTGGAACGCAACTTCATTTCACTGTTGGACTTCAGTCTTCCGAATAACGTAGAGATTCTTCGACTGGCAGAAAACAATATTACAAGATTCTACAGTAATCCGCCGTCTAATATCCAAACATTCACTCTATCTCATAATCCATGGCAGTGTGACTGTGATACTCTGCCTTTCAGAAAGTGGATGCTGGCAGAAATTTCTAAG attttagatGTAAACGAGACACGATGCAGCTTTGAAGACAGAGAGAATATGAGAGGGAGAGTAATAATTGCTCTGAGTGAAATCGAGCTTTGTCCTAAACTAATACGGAACTATATCTTAATGGGAGTAGGTGGTGCGG TGATTCTAATGATGACAGTGGCCTTCATTTTGTTGTATTTCCGatatcaatatcatttaaaagtgTGGCTCTATTCGAGAGGTTGGAGATGTTTCAAGAAACGAGACAAAAGAGATGACGGAAAACTATTCGATGCTTATATTTCATTCACTGATGAAGACGCTGCTAGGGTCCGAAAATATTTTCTCCCag AGCTGGAAGAGAAACatccattttataaattatttgtcccCCAGAGAGACCTCAAAgcaggaaattttgaaataaactatctAATGGAACGAGTGGTGGATAGCAAACGAACCGTCATTTTGCTCACTAA GCGCTATCTGAGAAACGAGTTCTGCATGGAGATATTTAGAGTGGCATTTGCGAATTCATTGGAGGAGAAATTGCATCGGATCATCCTTGTGAAATTTGGACCCCTTCCTCCCATGAAAGAGATGGATCAGAGTCTGAAGATAGTGATGGAATCTTCAATGTGTCTCAAGTTCAGACAGAAGTTATTCTGGGAAATGTTGCGATACGAAATGCCTGAAAAAAGTCCGAATATTGATGATTATGAACTGCTAGATGACCAAACTGATGATGTTCCTTTGATACAAGAACTTTAG